One window of Blastocatellia bacterium genomic DNA carries:
- the xylA gene encoding xylose isomerase, translated as MATDNYTPRPEHKFTFGLWTVGNRGRDPFGDAVRESLSATEIVKMLAEVGAYGVNLHDNDLVPIDATPQERDRIVREFKNACEDAGLKVPMATVNLFYDPVFRDGAFTANDPDVRAYAVAKTMQAMDIGAELGAKIFVLWGGREGVETDACRRPDDAIKRLREALNYLCEYSSAQGYGYRFALEAKPNEPRADIYMPTTGAYLAFIETLDHPEVVGVNPEVAHEQMPGLNMMHAVAQAWEAGKLFHIDLNDQVPGRYDQDLRFGSANPKTAFWLVKFLEDVGYDGSRHFDAHAYRTEDYEGVKDFARGCMRTYLILKDKAARWNQDAEIKGLLAELNELGNGAPGVGKFSKAGAQALHSYSFDRAAMSSKGLKYERLDQLTVDILLGVR; from the coding sequence ATGGCTACAGATAACTACACTCCGCGACCCGAGCACAAATTCACTTTCGGACTCTGGACGGTCGGCAACCGCGGGCGCGACCCGTTCGGCGATGCCGTGCGCGAATCGCTGTCGGCCACCGAGATCGTCAAGATGCTCGCTGAGGTCGGCGCTTACGGCGTCAACCTGCATGACAACGACCTCGTGCCCATTGATGCAACCCCACAGGAGCGCGACCGCATCGTCCGCGAGTTTAAGAATGCTTGCGAAGACGCCGGCTTGAAAGTGCCGATGGCGACCGTCAACCTGTTTTATGATCCAGTCTTTCGTGACGGTGCCTTCACGGCCAATGATCCGGACGTGCGCGCTTATGCCGTGGCCAAGACCATGCAGGCGATGGACATCGGCGCCGAGCTTGGCGCGAAAATCTTCGTCCTCTGGGGTGGGCGCGAAGGCGTCGAGACCGACGCCTGTCGCCGGCCCGATGATGCCATCAAACGGCTGCGCGAGGCATTGAATTATCTGTGCGAATATTCGAGCGCGCAGGGCTATGGCTATCGCTTCGCGCTCGAAGCCAAGCCGAACGAGCCGCGCGCCGACATCTACATGCCGACGACCGGCGCTTATCTGGCGTTCATCGAAACGCTCGACCACCCGGAAGTCGTCGGCGTCAATCCTGAAGTGGCGCACGAGCAGATGCCCGGCCTGAACATGATGCATGCGGTGGCGCAGGCATGGGAAGCGGGCAAGCTCTTTCACATCGATCTGAATGATCAGGTGCCGGGACGCTACGATCAAGATTTGCGCTTCGGCTCGGCGAACCCGAAGACGGCTTTCTGGCTGGTGAAGTTTTTAGAAGATGTCGGCTATGACGGCTCGCGCCACTTCGACGCGCACGCCTACCGCACCGAAGACTACGAGGGCGTCAAAGACTTCGCGCGCGGCTGCATGCGCACCTACCTGATCTTAAAAGACAAGGCGGCGCGCTGGAATCAGGACGCCGAGATCAAGGGGCTGCTCGCCGAGTTGAACGAGCTTGGCAATGGCGCGCCCGGTGTCGGCAAGTTTTCGAAAGCCGGCGCGCAGGCCTTGCACAGTTACAGCTTCGACCGCGCGGCGATGTCGTCGAAAGGCTTGAAGTACGAACGGCTCGACCAGTTGACGGTAGACATCCTGCTCGGCGTGCGTTGA